TTTCATGCCAGCCATCCTCCGATGGGATTAATCTTCGATGATCTGCTTCCAGTTGATGCGACCGGTTTCGGCACTGCCGAGATAGCCACCGCCTTTTTCAGGATCGATACAATCTTCCACCGCCTGGGTGTAGGTTTCGGTGGTCTCCTCCACGGTGATTTCCGGCTCGTCGTCGGGACAGCTGTTGACGGTTTTGCTCTTGCAGTTGACGTCCGGCTTCCAGCCCACAAAGGTATCCCCGTCATGGCCGGTGGGGACGCAGGTGTTGGGCGTTTTGGCGCTGCCGTCTGCTTCGGGCTCCCAGCCCAGATGGGCGCAGGCGGCGGAGTCACTCACTTCGATTTTGACATATTTTCCCGATTTTCCAGCCTTGTGGCAAATGCAAATTTTTTCGTTGTCGCTCTTGTTGCTGGCATCCTTCTTTTGCCGTTTTTTGCTGGCACTCAGACAGTCACCGGTGAGCAGACATTGGTTGTAGGCGGCTTGCCAGCCCGCATCGTGAAAACATTCTGAGGGATCCCAGTGCCAGAAAACAGTCGCTTCCCACAACAGTCCAGTGGTGGCGTAGCCTTTTTCGTGGATGGCATAATCGTCCGCTTTGAGGGCTTGAACCAACAGCGCCCCGTTGCGGTATTCACCGTTGGGACCGGCATCATTATCCTTGACACAGCCGGTGTTGGTGGGGATCAAGCCTCCGGAAAGAATGGCATTGACGTCGAAGGTGAGGGTAAAGCTGTTGAGCTGTTTGACATTATTGGCGAGCTCTTCGCTGGTAGGCGTGCCGATTTTGTAGACGGTCAGGGGGGTGCCTGCATCCATCAAGGAGTCTACCGCCTCTTCGTGATCGGCCACATCTTCGTTGGCGCCATTGAAAGAGAGAACGCCACCTTTGGAATAGGCGGTATTGGCAACGGTGATGATGAACTGCTGATCCGCGTCAATGGTGTCTTGAATGTTGTCGAAACCGCTGTCAAGCATATCGAAAAAGTTGATTCTGGTTTCGTCGTGCTTGTCGTCCCATTCGTGGACATGTTTGTTGGTGGAGCCGGTGCCGAAGCCCACAATGCTGGTGGAGGTGTCCAGGTCGAAGTGGCCGCCATAAAGCCCGACATCCGAGGTTTCAGCACCATCTTCGGTGGTGATATCCTTCACTTCCAGCTCTTCAATCAGGGTGGTCAGGTAGGGTTCCTTACAGCCGATCACCCGTCTTTCGACGATCTGGTCGGTGTTGGCGCAGACGCCGATATAGTCCCCGTCGTGGGCCATGTGGGCAGGAAGCGCACTGTCATCAATGGTGATTTCGACAAATTTGCCCGAGTTGCCCGCCTTGTGGCAGACGGTCACCTTGCCGGAAGGATTGGTGATCGCCTTGCGGTTGGATTTATCTTTAGCCTTGTCGCTGTCCTTGTCCTTGTCTCCCTCAACCACAGGAGCTGGAGCCGGAGCCGGAGCCGGATCGACCTCCTTGTCCACATCGGGTGCTGGAGCACCTGAGGCGAAAACGGTAGTTGGCAGCAAAATGGTGGAAGCCAGCACCGCTGCTGCTGTCAGGGTTTTCGGCAATACCTGGACCGAAGCCGAAATCGGAGCCAGAGAGAGCAGGGTCGCACAGGCCAGATGGGGTAGTTTCCGATAGATGCCAGGAAAATTGCTGGATTTCATGATTTTTCTCCGATTTCACTTAAACGATGCCATCCCAGTGATCGTCTGACCAGATCCGGGAGGTCACTAAAGACCATCTCCGCAAGAGCCCCTCTTGGTCTGTGATCAGGGCACATAGTCGATATAGTTGGCAAACAGGGATTCCACAATCTGCCGGGAGGGGCCAACCCCCTCACCTGTCGCCGTCACCCGATAATAGTCGAGACAGCCGGTACCATCTTCCGCACAATTCGGCAGGGCGCCTTCATAGGGTAGAGTCACATCCACGACCACATTCCCCTGGAGGTGCTCGATGGTGACATTATCGATACCGGGAGGGCTGAAGGAGCTTTCCGTAAATTCGATCCCGTCAGCATCGCGCTGAAAAGTGGGAAAAGTAACGGCTATGGTGTTTTCGATATAATCCTCTCCCTGTACCAGCAACGCTTCGGCATCGTTGAAGGCTTTCACCTGGAACTGGGAGTTACCGGCCATCTTTTGCTCGGTCACCCCGGAGTCCATGGCCGAAAGTGCCAGGATCGAGAGAAACAGGAGCAAGGTCAGGAATACCACCAGCACGTACCCACCTTCCCCTTTTTTTCTGTGGTCTTTTTCTTCAATGCAACGAATGGTATTCATGGCTTCCTCGGTTTATGTGGGGTTGCGCATTTGCACGATAGTGGTGAAAAAACGCCGGCGATAGCAGTTGGGATAGCTGTCCAGAGGGGCATATTCATAGTTGCCCAGCTGATAGGAGCGTACCGCATCCTTGCAGATCCCGTTGCTCGCATAGCTGGAGTCGATATCGATGGATCGCACCAGGATATCCACCTTGACCGCCAGCACGTCATCCCAAAATGGCACGTTGGCGGGGTCATAATAGTCGGTGATGAAGGTGCCGTCGCCAGAGCGATCCCCCAGGGAAATCTGGAAAAGTTCCACCCCTTCCACCATCTCCGTTGCCACTCGGCTGGAGGTGTCGTAGCGGTAGAGGGCGGGGTTGCCGGCGGGGTTGTCCTTGACGAACCAGACCAGGGTGGAAAGCTCGAAATAGTCCCCACCAGCCGGGGTGGTTTCAGTGGCATCCTCCCCTTCCCGAAACATTTTTCCGGTGGTAAAGGTGCTGTAAAGATAGTCATAACCGATGCCGGTGCCCGATTCGGTGTGGTCTATCAGATCGGCAAAGTCGGTGGTGTCTTCATCGGTGTGGCGGATCACCAACATGTCGGAGCGATAGTCGTTTTCGAGAATACAATCCAGGAAGGGATCATCGGCGACATATTGAGTCTGGTCGAAGCCATAGAGCAGGGGGGAGAGGCTCTGGACCCAATCCTTGTCGCACTCCGGGCCGTTGTTGCTGGGCATGGGGTCGGGAGAGCTGACCATGGTGTTGTTGCCCAGATAGCCATAATAGCCCGCCTGGTGGAGATCCTGGGAGAGAAATGTCAGGGAAAAACGGGCATTTTCCTGGGCGCGGGACATGTTGTAGACCATGTTGTAGGTCCGGGAAACGCTGCTGAAAAGCGACATCACCCCCAACACCATGAAGGCGGATAGCCCCAGGGTGATCATCAGTTCGATCAGGGTGAAACCTCTTTGGGATCGCTTATGGTTCATGATCTATCGGCCCCTAGTACTCGGTTTCGACCCACACTTGGTGGAGGTCTTCTTCATCGTTTGGGTCATCCTGCCACCGAATGGTGGCCCGATAGACGGAACCATTTTTTTCGATGATGCCCACCGCATGATAGAGCCCGGTGCGCGATCCCACACTATAGAGTTTGGTCTGCCAGTCGTAGAGATCCTTCGCCGTGCGTTCATACATGGTGGTGGCCGGTCCCGGATCATCCATCGCATCCTGGCCATAGCCCACAGTCACCCCGGCATAGTTGGCCAGATCGTTGGGATTGGCCCGCATGCCGTCGAGAATTTCAGAAGCCAGCCAGATCGCCTGGGAGCGTTGAGAAGCGTCCGAGGTGGTTTTGATCGCCTGGGCCTGCATCAGCCCCACCCCCAACAGTCCGGTGGAGAGCACCACCAGAGCAATGAGAATTTCGATCAGGGTAAATCCCTGGATCGTGTTGCCAGCAGGCAATTGTGTAGAGGAAATATTCATGGGCAGGCCAGGGAGGTTTCGCAGGGGTCGGCTTCGGCGGGGCAGCGGGAAAACTTGAGCTGCCCGGTGGAACCGATGCAGAGCACATCGGAATCATCACTGGAGTTGCTGGTGACCATAAAGGAGCCGGTGGTATGGCTTGTTCCGGTGGGATTGTAGCGGATATAGCTGGTAAACCCATCGACACTGGCGATGGAGACGCCGCTTACTTCATCCCGGACCTGAATTTCGGTCTCTTCCTCGTCATAGAGTTCGTCGTTGTTGTCATCCTGAAATATCCGCCACCCTCCGCTCCAGCTTCCGCTGGTCGTAGAAACCACCACCCACTCTCCCCGTTTGACCGCCTCAGAGCGGGCGAGATTAAGATCCCGGACCAGTTGACCGAGGTTGGCCTTGTAGCGGGCGGAGTCGATCATGGAGGACATGTTGGGGGCAGCCACAGCCGCCACAATGGCGACAATAGCCAGCACCATGATGATTTCCACGAGGGTAAAGCCCGCGCTTGGGAGAATCCGCTTGTGGTGGATGATCAATTAACCAATACCCCTCTTGCTTAACCGGCATTCAGCATGTTTTCCTGGTGTGAATGGTATTTCACAGATGAATGATACCATCCCTGGTCGATCCATTTCCACAAATCTTCACAGATCTTGACAATCCAATATAGCTGCAAGCGATATTCAGGGGATGAACGGGTGGTTGGGTCAATCTACACTGTAAACGCAAAAAAAAGCATTTGCCGGAACCTGGGAAAGAGGTGTTGATGAACTCTCCAGCCACACCAGCGCAACGAAATTTCGGGAGCGATAGTGGTCCCATTTTTCCCTGGAGAGAGGTCACGGCCCTTTTCCTGGTGGGGGTGAGTCTGGCCATCGCCCAGTTTCTCATGGTGCGGGATTTCGTCACCATCCTCTATGGCGAGGAGGTGGTGATTGTTTTGGTGAGCACCACCTTTTTTTTGGGGCTTTCCCTGGGCTATCGCTGGTCGTTGAAACTCTCTCAGCGGGCCTTTATGGGGTTGCTTGGGCTATCGCTGCTGCTGCACCTCACCTTTCCCCACAGCTATCGGTTTTTGGCGGCGGGAATAGCGCGATGGGGGGGGGAGGGGTTTGCCTTTCTGGGGCTGCTCTTCGTCTATGCTGTCGCCTTCAACGCCACCTTTGCCACCTTTTTGCCCCGGGCGATCCATCCCCAAGAGGGGCAGGAAGGGGAGCCGGGCG
This DNA window, taken from Magnetococcales bacterium, encodes the following:
- a CDS encoding GspH/FimT family protein: MIIHHKRILPSAGFTLVEIIMVLAIVAIVAAVAAPNMSSMIDSARYKANLGQLVRDLNLARSEAVKRGEWVVVSTTSGSWSGGWRIFQDDNNDELYDEEETEIQVRDEVSGVSIASVDGFTSYIRYNPTGTSHTTGSFMVTSNSSDDSDVLCIGSTGQLKFSRCPAEADPCETSLACP
- the pilV gene encoding type IV pilus modification protein PilV, which codes for MNISSTQLPAGNTIQGFTLIEILIALVVLSTGLLGVGLMQAQAIKTTSDASQRSQAIWLASEILDGMRANPNDLANYAGVTVGYGQDAMDDPGPATTMYERTAKDLYDWQTKLYSVGSRTGLYHAVGIIEKNGSVYRATIRWQDDPNDEEDLHQVWVETEY
- a CDS encoding PilW family protein; translated protein: MNHKRSQRGFTLIELMITLGLSAFMVLGVMSLFSSVSRTYNMVYNMSRAQENARFSLTFLSQDLHQAGYYGYLGNNTMVSSPDPMPSNNGPECDKDWVQSLSPLLYGFDQTQYVADDPFLDCILENDYRSDMLVIRHTDEDTTDFADLIDHTESGTGIGYDYLYSTFTTGKMFREGEDATETTPAGGDYFELSTLVWFVKDNPAGNPALYRYDTSSRVATEMVEGVELFQISLGDRSGDGTFITDYYDPANVPFWDDVLAVKVDILVRSIDIDSSYASNGICKDAVRSYQLGNYEYAPLDSYPNCYRRRFFTTIVQMRNPT